The Chitinivibrionales bacterium genome has a window encoding:
- a CDS encoding NFACT RNA binding domain-containing protein, with the protein MMLETSTPIDPVEALKKELAHLISVAKKALKRVRVKLSKQEEELAEASRHFLFSQIADSLLAHPEKILRGASSCMIENIHTQKEEEILLDPAASVFDNARHYYTRAKKGKRGLAIIEKKVEETRDEESLLVALFDDLEKARSYPPSETGALEIKVSAATEKLQDLGVLPRQQAKKAAAAAEAAPYRHYSIDGWDVYIGKNDAQNDELTTRFAKPWDVWMHVAASAGSHVLIRRQKNAPWPEKSVLLKAASFAVWFSKAKHTSYAEVSVTEARFVHKRRHAPPGEVVLDRSKTLRVSPVSPQEFFGGDFDK; encoded by the coding sequence ATGATGCTCGAAACATCGACTCCGATAGATCCCGTTGAAGCGCTTAAGAAAGAGCTTGCGCATTTGATCTCTGTGGCAAAAAAGGCGCTTAAGCGAGTAAGGGTCAAACTGTCAAAACAGGAAGAAGAATTGGCGGAGGCAAGCCGGCATTTTCTTTTTTCGCAAATTGCTGATTCACTGCTCGCGCACCCCGAAAAGATCCTTCGCGGCGCATCCAGCTGCATGATTGAAAACATCCACACGCAAAAAGAAGAGGAGATACTCCTTGATCCCGCCGCTTCCGTTTTTGACAATGCGCGGCACTACTACACAAGAGCAAAGAAGGGGAAGCGCGGGCTGGCCATCATCGAAAAAAAGGTTGAAGAAACGCGTGATGAGGAATCCCTGCTGGTCGCTCTTTTCGACGATTTGGAGAAGGCGAGATCATACCCGCCGTCCGAAACAGGGGCGCTGGAAATAAAAGTTTCTGCCGCCACGGAAAAGCTCCAGGACCTCGGCGTTCTTCCACGACAGCAGGCCAAGAAGGCGGCAGCGGCGGCCGAGGCGGCGCCCTACCGGCATTACAGCATTGACGGATGGGACGTTTACATAGGGAAAAACGACGCTCAGAACGACGAGCTCACCACGCGCTTCGCAAAACCGTGGGACGTCTGGATGCACGTCGCGGCGAGCGCCGGATCGCATGTGCTCATCCGGCGGCAGAAAAACGCGCCGTGGCCCGAAAAGTCCGTCCTTCTCAAGGCGGCTTCCTTCGCGGTCTGGTTTTCGAAGGCCAAACACACCTCCTACGCCGAGGTGAGCGTCACCGAAGCGCGGTTCGTCCACAAGCGCCGCCACGCTCCGCCGGGCGAGGTGGTGCTCGACCGATCTAAAACGCTCCGCGTTTCACCCGTGTCGCCGCAGGAATTCTTCGGCGGCGATTTCGATAAGTAA